Within Myxococcus fulvus, the genomic segment CGGCGCTGTTGGCCTGCCTGGCCGGGAAGCTGCTCGGCAAGCCCGTGGTGGGGATGATCCACTTCGACTGGGGCGCCTTCCACCAGGAGCAGCCCCGCCGCCAGCTGTGGGGGTTGCGGCTGCTCTACCCGCGCATGCAGCGCATCGTCGCGTGTGGCCATGACACGGCGCGCTCCTTCCAGTCCCTGGTCCCCGTGCCCGAGGAGAAGCTGCAGGTCATCCCCAACTTCGTGGACGGCGACGTGGTGCGCGCCGCCGCGGACGCGCCGGTGCCGGACTGGGCGGGCCCCGTCTTCGAGCGCCCGGTGGTCATCGCCGTGGGCCGGCTGGAGCCCCAGAAGGGCTTCGACGTGCTCATCCGCGCCCATGCCCTGGCCAGGCAGAAGGGCGTGGACCACCACCTGCTCATCCTGGGCGTCGGCTCGCTGGAGGCCGAGCTGAAGGCCCTGGTGCGCTCGCTGGGGGTGGAGTCGAGCGTGTTCATGCCGGGCTTCGCGTCCAATCCGCACGCGCTGATGCGCCGCGCGGCGGTGTTCGCGCTGTCCTCCCGGTTCGAGGGGCTGCCCATGGTGCTCCTGGAGGCGCTCGCCCTGGGGTGCCCGGTGGTGAGCACCGACTGCCCGTCCGGCCCCGCGGAGGTGCTGGAGAATGGGCGGCACGGCGTGCTGGTTCCAGTGGAGGACGCCCCGGCGCTGGCGGAGGCGCTGGCCCGCGCGGTCTCGGACGAGGTGCACCGCAAGGACCTGTCCCGGAAGGCCCGGGCCCGCGCGGAGGAGCTGTCCTCGGCCAAGGCGCTGGGGGCCTGGGAGTCGCTCCTGGACTCGCTCTGAAAGGAATCCCTTGCCGGCCCCGGGCGGCTTCACGAGGATTCGCCCCCATCATGACGACGACGAACGAGACGCAGGGCCTGAACTTCCTCCAGGAGATCATCGAGGAAGACCGGCGCACGGGAAAGCACTCAGGACGCGTGCACACCCGCTTCCCGCCCGAGCCCAACGGCTACCTCCACATCGGCCACGCCAAGTCCATCTGCCTCAACTTCGGGCTGGCGAAGCAATACGAGGGGCTGTGCAACCTGCGCTTCGACGACACCAACCCCGTCACCGAGGACACCGACTACGTCGAGGCCATCCAGCGCGACGTGAAGTGGCTCGGCTTCGACTGGGCGGACCGCAAGTTCTACGCCTCCGACTACTTCCCGAAGCTCTACGACTTCGCCGTGCAGCTCATCAAGCAGGGCAAGGCGTACGTGTGCAGCCTGTCGCCGGAGGAGATTCGCGAGTACCGCGGCGACTTCACCACGCCGGGGCGTGACAGCCCGTACCGCACCCGCTCCGTGGAGGAGAACCTGGACCTGTTCTCGCGCATGCGCGGCGGGGAGTTCCCCGACGGCAAGCACACGCTGCGCGCGAAGATCGACATGGCGTCGCCCAACCCCGTGCTGCGCGACCCGCCCATCTACCGCATCCGCCACGCGCACCACCACCGCACCGGCGAGGCGTGGCCCATCTACCCGCTCTACGACTTCGCGCACTGCCTGTCGGACGCGATTGAGGGAATCACGCACTCCGTCTGTACGCTGGAGTTCGAGAACCGGCGGGTGCTGTACGACTGGATCGTCGACAACCTCATCCAGGGGGACCGGCCGTACCAGTACGAGTTCAACCGGCTGAACCTCAACTACACGGTGATGAGCAAGCGCAAGCTGCTCAAGCTCGTCACCGAGAAGTACGTCTCCGGCTGGGACGACCCTCGGATGATGACCATCAGCGGCCTGCGCCGCCGGGGCTTCACGCCCGCGTCCATCCGCGACTTCGCCACGCGCGCGGGTGTCAGCAAGACGCAGCAGCTCATCGACATGGGCGTGCTGGAGCTGTGCATCCGGGAAGACCTGAACGAGACGGCGCCCCGGGCCATGGCGGTGCTGCGGCCGCTCAAGGTGGTGGTGGAGAACTACCCCGAAGGCCAGGTGGAGATGCTGGAGGTGCAGAACCACCCGCAGAAGCCGGAGATGGGCACGCGCCAGGTGCCGTTCATGCGCGAGCTCTACATCGAGGCGGACGACTTCATGGAGGTCCCCGCCAAGGGCTTCTTCCGGCTGGCGCCGGGCAAGGAGGTGCGCCTGCGCTCGGCGTACTTCATCACCTGCAAGGAGGTCATCAAGGACGCGGACGGCAAGGTGGTGGAGCTGCGCTGCACCTATGACCCGGCCACGCGCGGCGGGGACTCGCCGGATGGCCGCAAGGTGAAGGGCACGCTGCACTGGGTGCCGGGCAACGCGCCCACCGCGGAGGTGCGGCTGTATGACCGGCTCTTCTCCGTGGAGAGCCCGGACTCGGACGACGCGACGGACTTCACGACGTTCCTGAACCCGCACAGCCTGGAGGTGCTGCGACAGGCGCGCGTGGAGCCGCTGCTCGCCAACGCGGCGCCGGAGTCGCGCTTCCAGTTCGAGCGGCTGGGCTACTTCTTCGCGGACCCGAAGGACTCGCAGCCCGGCAAGCCCGTCTTCAACCGCACCGTGTCCCTGAAGGACTCGTGGGTGAAGGAGAAGGGCAAGTAGTCGAGGGCGCACGCTCAGGGTGTCGCCGGGCCCTTGCCGGGCGGCACCCTGCACGCGGCGTGTCCCAGGATGACGTCCCCGTCGACGGTGCTCGTGGGCGTGGGCGTCCAGCCCGCCTCGAGCCGGGCGTCCAGGAGCTCATCGGCGCTGGGTCGACGGTCCCACACGGAGACCGCATTCACACCGCCCAGTCAGGTGGTGTCGAAGACGAGGTAGCCCCCGTCCTTCCAGGGCAGCACCACGTCGTGGGTGAACTCGTCCTGG encodes:
- a CDS encoding glutamine--tRNA ligase/YqeY domain fusion protein translates to MTTTNETQGLNFLQEIIEEDRRTGKHSGRVHTRFPPEPNGYLHIGHAKSICLNFGLAKQYEGLCNLRFDDTNPVTEDTDYVEAIQRDVKWLGFDWADRKFYASDYFPKLYDFAVQLIKQGKAYVCSLSPEEIREYRGDFTTPGRDSPYRTRSVEENLDLFSRMRGGEFPDGKHTLRAKIDMASPNPVLRDPPIYRIRHAHHHRTGEAWPIYPLYDFAHCLSDAIEGITHSVCTLEFENRRVLYDWIVDNLIQGDRPYQYEFNRLNLNYTVMSKRKLLKLVTEKYVSGWDDPRMMTISGLRRRGFTPASIRDFATRAGVSKTQQLIDMGVLELCIREDLNETAPRAMAVLRPLKVVVENYPEGQVEMLEVQNHPQKPEMGTRQVPFMRELYIEADDFMEVPAKGFFRLAPGKEVRLRSAYFITCKEVIKDADGKVVELRCTYDPATRGGDSPDGRKVKGTLHWVPGNAPTAEVRLYDRLFSVESPDSDDATDFTTFLNPHSLEVLRQARVEPLLANAAPESRFQFERLGYFFADPKDSQPGKPVFNRTVSLKDSWVKEKGK
- a CDS encoding glycosyltransferase, with translation MLFTLVFLGGGGIERSVCNVLAGLDPRRFATRLFFHHRPPPGREDRLPANTEVSWATDSYDYHRQNLPLYLWHLLRHAREADVIVAGQEGRAALLACLAGKLLGKPVVGMIHFDWGAFHQEQPRRQLWGLRLLYPRMQRIVACGHDTARSFQSLVPVPEEKLQVIPNFVDGDVVRAAADAPVPDWAGPVFERPVVIAVGRLEPQKGFDVLIRAHALARQKGVDHHLLILGVGSLEAELKALVRSLGVESSVFMPGFASNPHALMRRAAVFALSSRFEGLPMVLLEALALGCPVVSTDCPSGPAEVLENGRHGVLVPVEDAPALAEALARAVSDEVHRKDLSRKARARAEELSSAKALGAWESLLDSL